One stretch of Pyrenophora tritici-repentis strain M4 chromosome 4, whole genome shotgun sequence DNA includes these proteins:
- a CDS encoding Atrophin-1 multi-domain protein, giving the protein MADHTQVSTQSQGLFSRRPSFFGGGKSKTHRQTPSIVLQRTATNRPPTLTLPPTPQFNPIQYDAPAPAELPAADVPAKTPATPHTHQHHHHRDRIHASRHSIASSVTDLGSQLRRSRSASLRTNTSDSTAKTSSSHKRTPSATLALTYSPEKAPVPHGASSHPSRPALSISTFARNKQKSSENVKSDTAHVYEKSPLSAVDKPKTPFGMAVPMPLRHPPSQKEILQANQQSNRTLAPAAPIPVPNGSSPNIIFQHIHELASKRISTLDYLRKAHEGRIYWFNTLLFSKQDLTRLPSFTTRNQARRATHYLLLGFSLPTILDLNANSPSDYLKALNALLLEFEQYQSIHPADGSTPSSLSRARLPQMFKRANMGMGMGMGSKGRRSSSATGDFPPLTQTNSFTGSETGGVDSPPTDDLLPNESYTHLQTPSLPFDPDFFSTFATLCDVLIDCYTRILSMLSSPESVASAGGGVPSVVGDLFNKADARVRKIILAGVVREFEDSCRAGLKSEVGGVGKVVLGGLM; this is encoded by the exons ATGGCCGACCACACCCAGGTCTCGACGCAGTCGCAAGGCCTCTTTTCACGACGCCCCTCGTTCTTCGGCGGCGGTAAGAGCAAGACACACCGCCAGACGCCCTCGATTGTCCTCCAGCGCACCGCCACAAACCGTCCCCCCACCCTGACCCTGCCGCCTACACCCCAATTCAACCCCATCCAATACGACGCGCCTGCGCCTGCCGAATTGCCCGCCGCCGACGTGCCCGCCAAAACACCCGCTACGCCACACACACACCAACACCACCATCACCGTGACCGCATACACGCGAGTCGCCATAGCATTGCCTCATCCGTCACCGATCTCGGCTCGCAGCTGCGGAGGTCGCGTTCCGCCTCGCTTCGCACAAACACATCGGATAGCACCGCCAAGACATCGTCCTCTCACAAGAGGACCCCCTCGGCCACACTGGCGCTGACATACTCGCCCGAAAAGGCGCCCGTGCCTCATGGCGCCTCGTCGCATCCCTCACGCCCAGCCCTCTCCATCTCCACCTTTGCCCGCAACAAGCAAAAGAGCAGCGAGAACGTCAAGTCCGACACCGCCCACGTCTACGAGAAGAGTCCCCTCAGCGCCGTCGACAAGCCCAAGACTCCCTTTGGAATGGCCGTCCCAATGCCGCTCCGGCACCCTCCCTCGCAAAAGGAAATCCTCCAAGCAAACCAGCAGTCCAACCGCACCCTCGCCCCCGCCGCTCCCATACCTGTCCCCAATGGCTCCAGCCCAAACATCATCTTCCAGCACATCCACGAGCTCGCGTCCAAGCGGATATCGACACTGGATTACCTGAGAAAAGC TCACGAAGGCCGCATATACTGGTTTAACACGCTCCTCTTCTCCAAACAAGACCTCACGCGCCTCCCCTCCTTCACCACGCGCAACCAAGCCCGCCGCGCAACCCACTacctcctcctcggcttCTCCCTCCCCACCATCCTCGACCTAAACGCAAACTCGCCCTCGGACTATCTCAAAGCCCTAAACGCCCTCTTGCTAGAATTCGAACAATACCAGTCCATCCACCCGGCCGATGGCTCAACCCCGTCTTCACTATCTCGCGCCCGCCTCCCCCAAATGTTCAAGCGCGCAAACATGGGCATGGGTATGGGCATGGGCAGTAAAGGCCGCAGGTCCAGTTCCGCAACCGGCGACTTTCCTCCTCTGACTCAAACGAATAGTTTCACGGGCAGTGAGACTGGCGGTGTGGATTCTCCCCCTACAGACGACTTATTGCCCAATGAGAGTTATACACATCTTCAAACCCCGTCGTTACCTTTCGACCCCGATTTCTTCAGCACGTTTGCGACTCTCTGCGACGTGTTGATTGATTGCTACACTAGGATCCTTTCTATGCTGAGTTCGCCCGAGAGTGTGGCGAGTGCCGGTGGTGGTGTACCCAGTGTCGTCGGCGATTTGTTTAACAAGGCGGATGCGAGGGTGAGGAAGATTATCCTCGCTGGTGTCGTCAGGGAGTTCGAGGATAGTTGTCGGGCGGGGCTTAAGAGTGAGGTTGGTGGTGTGGGGAAAGTGGTGTTGGGCGGCTTGATGTGA
- a CDS encoding TagD, Cytidylyltransferase: MLQARQLGDELYVGVHSDESIMENKGPTVMRLDERVAAVEACRWATKAVPRAPYVTSLPWITHYGCQYVVHGDDITSDSDGKDCYRYVKAAGRFKVVKRTPGISTTDLVGRMLLCTKSHFIPSLEKRLSGDDGPGDEAERTKSGEEMLQRIKDYATDASGKAPGCHVWYWHASKPVKLRRTTTSNTVTSPTTPRPGTTRIDSTASQLGPVKEEKGKFHELVKGKGVKPGQRVAYVDGGWDLFSSGHIEFLRHVTQVEEENAKDNGWYTEEAQKERIEKAGEDYGPVFLIAGIHDDEVINHWKGINYPIMNIFERGLCVLQCKYVHAVIFGAPFSLSKAFLHTLPYSEPLTIYHGKTTFMPLAFDPYAVPKALNIYREIANHEFQNVNAAEIVARIMKGRALYEERQRKKGEKGMTEEVEKIRQEMEREQKRKEVESQFGL; the protein is encoded by the exons ATGCTGCAAGCCCGCCAGTTGGGCGACGAGCTCTACGTCGGCGTCCACTCGGATGAGTCCATCATGGAGAACAAGGGGCCCACGGTGATGCGCCTGGACGAGCG TGTTGCCGCCGTCGAAGCCTGCCGATGGGCCACCAAAGCCGTTCCGCGAGCTCCCTATGTAACCTCGTTGCCCTGGATCACCCACTACGGCTGCCAGTACGTCGTCCACGGCGATGACATCACCTCCGACAGCGACGGCAAGGACTGCTACCGCTATGTCAAGGCCGCCGGCAGGTTCAAGGTGGTGAAGCGCACGCCCGGTATCTCCACAACCGATCTCGTCGGTCGCATGCTACTATGCACAAAGTCGCACTTTATCCCCTCGCTGGAGAAGAGGCTGTCGGGCGACGATGGCCCGGGCGACGAAGCCGAGCGCACAAAGTCTGGCGAGGAAATGCTCCAGCGCATCAAGGACTACGCCACCGACGCCTCGGGCAAGGCCCCTGGTTGCCATGTGTGGTATTGGCACGCCTCCAAGCCCGTCAAGCTGCGGAGGACGACTACCAGCAACACGGTGACATCCCCGACTACGCCCCGCCCTGGCACCACGCGCATCGACTCGACGGCCTCACAGCTCGGACCTGTAAAAGAAGAAAAGGGCAAGTTCCACGAACTGGTCAAGGGCAAGGGCGTCAAGCCAGGCCAGCGAGTCGCATACGTAGACGGAGGCTGGGACCTATTCTCCTCTGGCCACATCGAATTCCTGCGCCACGTCACCCAGGTCGAAGAAGAGAATGCAAAGGATAATGGATGGTACACCGAGGAAGCGCAAAAAGAGCGCATAGAGAAAGCAGGCGAGGACTACGGCCCCGTCTTCCTCATCGCCGGTATCCACGACGATGAAGTCATCAACCACTGGAAAGGTATAAACTACCCCATCATGAACATTTTCGAGCGCGGCCTCTGCGTCCTACAATGCAAG TACGTCCACGCCGTCATCTTCGGCGCCCCCTTCTCCCTCAGCAAAGCCTTCCTCCACACGCTCCCCTACTCCGAACCCCTCACTATCTACCACGGAAAAACCACCTTCATGCCCCTCGCCTTCGACCCCTACGCCGTGCCCAAGGCCCTAAACATTTACCGCGAGATTGCAAACCACGAGTTCCAAAACGTCAATGCCGCTGAGATTGTTGCCCGCATTATGAAGGGTAGGGCCCTGTACGAAGAGAGGCAGCGCAAGAAGGGCGAGAAGGGCATGACggaggaggtggagaagATTAGGCAGGAGATGGAGAGGGAACAGAAGAGGAAGGAGGTTGAGAGTCAGTTTGGCTTGTAG